In a genomic window of Urocitellus parryii isolate mUroPar1 chromosome 11, mUroPar1.hap1, whole genome shotgun sequence:
- the LOC144249207 gene encoding olfactory receptor 10J4, with product MSRPNFTVVTEFTFEGFSVFGWHHRLIFFVVFLVLYLLTLASNAVILTVIYISHQLHTPMYFFLGVLSMSETCYTVAIIPRMLSSLLMPQQTISVPGCATQLFFYLTFGVNNCFLLAAMGYDRYVAICSPLRYSVIMGKRACTHLASGSWAIGLSTAVIQVSSVFSLPFCDANIISHFFCDIRPLMKLACADTTIKEFITLLISLCVLVLPMVWIFISYVLIVTTILKMASAEGRKKAFATCASHLTVVIVHYGCTSFIYLKPKSQNSLQDRLISVTYTVITPLLNPVVYSLRNKEVKDALLRALGRKPLS from the coding sequence ATGTCAAGACCCAATTTCACGGTGGTGACAGAATTTACTTTTGAAGGCTTCTCCGTCTTTGGGTGGCATCACAGACTCATCTTCTTTGTGGTCTTTTTGGTCTTGTACCTGCTGACTCTTGCCAGTAATGCTGTCATCCTGACAGTCATCTACATCAGTCATCAGCtccacacacccatgtacttcttcctgggTGTGCTGTCCATGTCTGAGACCTGTTACACGGTGGCCATCATCCCCCGAATGCTGTCCAGCCTTCTCATGCCCCAACAAACCATCTCCGTGCCGGGCTGTGccacccagctctttttttatctCACTTTTGGTGTCAACAACTGCTTCCTGCTCGCAGCCATGGggtatgaccgctatgtggccatctgcagccCCCTACGGTATTCAGTCATCATGGGCAAAAGGGCGTGTACACACCTGGCAAGTGGATCCTGGGCCATCGGCCTGAGCACCGCTGTCATTCAGGTGTCTTCTGTCTTCAGCCTGCCCTTCTGCGACGCCAACATCATTTCCCACTTCTTTTGTGACATCCGGCCCCTGATGAAGCTTGCCTGTGCTGACACCACCATCAAGGAGTTCATCACTTTGCTCATCAGCCTCTGTGTCCTTGTTCTGCCCATGGTCTGGATCTTCATCTCCTACGTCCTGATTGTCACCACCATCCTCAAGATGGCATCAGCCGAGGGCCGGAAAAAGGCTTTTGCCACCTGTGCCTCCCACCTCACGGTCGTTATCGTCCACTATGGCTGCACCTCCTTCATCTACCTGAAACCCAAATCCCAGAATTCCCTGCAGGACAGACTCATCTCCGTGACCTACACCGTCATCACCCCACTGCTGAACCCCGTGGtatacagcctgaggaacaaggaggtcAAGGATGCCTTACTCAGAGCTCTGGGAAGAAAACCCCTTTCTTAG
- the LOC113196202 gene encoding LOW QUALITY PROTEIN: olfactory receptor 10J1-like (The sequence of the model RefSeq protein was modified relative to this genomic sequence to represent the inferred CDS: deleted 1 base in 1 codon) has protein sequence MKGENYTIITEFTFQGFSSFHEHQMTLFVVFLKLYIFTLAGNVIIVTIIRIDRHLHTPMYFFLSMLSTSETVYTLVILPRMLSSLVGMSQSISLAGCATQMFFFVTFGITNCFLLTAMGYDRYVAICNPLRYTIIMNKRVCFQLVGGAFSIGLIVAVTQVSAVFRLPFCATKVAHFFCDIRPVMKLSCIDITVNEILTLIISVLVLVVPMGLIFISYVLIISTILKIASAEGRKKAFATCASHLTVVIVHYGCASIAYLKPKSENTRDEDQLISVTYTVITPLLNPVVYTLRNKEVRDALYRAICRKHS, from the exons ATGAAGGGAGAAAACTACACTATCATCACTGAGTTTACTTTCCAAGGTTTCTCCAGTTTCCATGAGCACCAGATGACCCTTTTTGTGGTGTTCCTTAAACTCTACATCTTCACGCTAGCAGGCAATGTCATCATTGTGACCATCATCCGGATTGACCGTCATCTtcacacacccatgtacttcttcctaaGCATGCTATCCACTTCAGAGACCGTCTACACATTGGTCATTCTCCCAAGGATGCTATCCAGTCTTGTGGGTATGAGCCAGTCCATATCGTTGGCAGGTTGTGCCACACAGATGTTCTTTTTTGTAACTTTTGGGATCACTAACTGCTTCCTGCTCACGGCTATGGggtatgaccgctatgtggccatctgcaatcCCCTGAGATACACAATTATCATGAACAAGAGGGTGTGCTTCCAGCTGGTG GGGGGGGCCTTCAGTATTGGCCTAATTGTAGCAGTGACACAGGTGTCAGCTGTGTTCAGACTGCCCTTCTGTGCCACCAAGGTGGcccacttcttctgtgacatcCGGCCCGTGATGAAGCTCTCCTGCATTGACATCACTGTCAATGAGATCCTGACTTTAATCATCAGTGTGCTGGTGCTAGTTGTACCTATGGGCCTGATCTTCATCTCCTACGTCCTCATCATTTCCACCATCCTAAAGATCGCTTCAGCTGAGGGCCGGAAGAAGGCCTTCGCCACCTGTGCCTCCCACCTTACAGTGGTCATCGTCCACTATGGCTGTGCCTCCATCGCCTACCTCAAGCCCAAGTCAGAGAACACCAGGGATGAGGATCAGCTGATCTCTGTGACCTACACTGTCATCACCCCTCTCCTGAACCCCGTGGTCTACACCCTGAGGAACAAAGAGGTTAGGGATGCTCTGTACAGGGCTATCTGCAGGAAACACTCCTGA